A window from Cryptomeria japonica chromosome 1, Sugi_1.0, whole genome shotgun sequence encodes these proteins:
- the LOC131069071 gene encoding GDSL esterase/lipase At5g33370 — translation MYISSLFFLLFCSTCLCSVEGAPAYFVFGDSLVDNGNNNYVATTARADSYPYGIDYPTHRATGRFSNGLNIADFISVKLGAESVLPYLDPSNNGDTLLRGANFASAGVGILNDTGVQFANIIRIPQQFEYFVEYQNKVAQILGSDETARLVEEALFSITLGGNDYVNNYYLVPVSLRSVEYTLPDYTEFIVSEYEKYLRRLYELGARNVLVTSTGPLGCAPAERATRSRNGECAEQLQEAASLFNSHLSTVIQRLNNEASAQIFTFADTYSMNMGVFSNPAAFGFEDYTDACCGQGVYNGIGLCTAESNVCSNRDVYLFWDNYHPSERANRIIVDEIFDGSSAVMSPVNLRQMLKLQD, via the exons ATGTACATTAGTTCATTGTTTTTCCTCTTGTTCTGCTCTACCTGCTTATGTTCTGTTGAGGGAGCTCCTGCATATTTTGTGTTTGGAGATTCACTGGTGGACAATGGCAACAATAATTATGTTGCTACCACAGCTAGAGCAGACAGCTATCCCTACGGAATAGACTATCCCACTCATCGAGCTACTGGTCGATTTTCTAATGGCTTGAACATTGCAGATTTTATTA GCGTGAAGCTTGGGGCAGAATCTGTGCTGCCATATTTGGACCCTTCCAATAATGGTGATACATTGCTAAGGGGTGCAAATTTTGCCTCTGCAGGCGTTGGGATTCTTAACGACACAGGAGTTCAATTT GCAAATATTATCAGGATCCCACAGCAGTTCGAGTACTTTGTAGAGTATCAAAACAAGGTGGCCCAAATCCTTGGAAGTGATGAAACGGCCAGACTTGTTGAGGAGGCTCTTTTTTCGATTACTCTGGGAGGAAATGACTATGTTAACAACTATTACCTGGTTCCTGTCTCTCTGAGATCAGTGGAGTATACATTACCAGATTATACTGAGTTCATAGTTTCTGAATATGAGAAATATCTCAGG CGATTATATGAATTGGGAGCAAGGAATGTGCTAGTAACATCGACAGGGCCATTAGGGTGTGCTCCTGCAGAGCGTGCAACCAGGTCTCGCAATGGCGAATGTGCCGAACAGCTACAGGAAGCTGCTTCTTTATTTAACTCACATCTCAGCACTGTCATACAAAGACTCAACAACGAAGCTTCTGCACAGATCTTCACCTTTGCTGACACATATTCTATGAATATGGGCGTCTTCAGCAACCCTGCAGCATTCG GATTTGAGGATTACACAGATGCATGCTGTGGACAAGGGGTATACAATGGTATTGGGCTATGTACAGCAGAGTCAAATGTATGTTCAAACAGAGATGTGTATTTGTTCTGGGACAACTACCATCCCTCTGAGAGGGCGAATAGGATTATTGTCGATGAGATTTTTGATGGGTCTTCTGCTGTTATGAGCCCTGTCAATCTCAGACAGATGTTGAAGCTTCAAGACTGA